In Labrus bergylta chromosome 6, fLabBer1.1, whole genome shotgun sequence, the following proteins share a genomic window:
- the rsph4a gene encoding radial spoke head protein 6 homolog A, which produces METADGNDRSEQSLQAAASFKSFMLKNSTKSNMNLYDHLTRLLMKVMDERPQNVVDVCEDMSLDVKRGLFEPKQSTLRDLPQTTAAELLAEQQRLLFTQPEETDQEEELVDTPIPNVSEIGFYLEQAGVGLGREEMQRVFLALKQLVEMQALMRCRFWGKILGTGRSYIIAEAEYREGEEEEEEQSEDVAEEEEREAESQENEVDPPPPSSFKPPPVVQKEVIGTGANKYVYFVCTEPGLPWVKLPPVTPAQITIARQIRKFFTGKLDRPVVSYPPFPGNEANYLRAQIARISAGSQVSPQGFFQAGEEEGDGEEEAPRDSCEVNPDFEGIPVPEMCESLSTWVHHVQHILQQGRCTRVNLSVKAEEESPEEEEAEEREEEPDEAEPEVGPPLLTPLSKDAEMFNTPPWSSKMSSILTSQHAIAVLRSNLWPGAYAYATGKKFENFYVGWGLKYGGEGYSPPVPPLPQKEYSSGPEITESLDPSLEEEQALKEALEEQQAVQEEVEDSHEAEEEEDND; this is translated from the exons ATGGAAACTGCGGACGGAAACGACAGGAGTGAACAGAGTCTACAGGCAGCTGCCTCCTTCAAATCCTTCATGTTGAAAAACAGCACGAAAAGCAACATGAACCT CTATGACCACCTCACTCGGCTGCTGATGAAGGTGATGGATGAGCGTCCACAGAATGTGGTGGATGTATGCGAGGATATGAGCCTTGATGTGAAACGGGGATTGTTTGAACCCAAGCAGAGCACCCTGAGAGACCTTCCACAGACTACAGCCGCTGAGCTGCTGGCTGAGCAGCAGCGGCTGCTGTTTACTCAACCAGAAGAGACGGATCAGGAGGAGGAACTG GTGGACACACCTATTCCCAATGTGAGTGAGATTGGGTTCTACCTGGAGCAGGCCGGGGTTGGTCTGGGCAGAGAGGAGATGCAGAGGGTCTTCCTCGCTCTCAAGCAGCTTGTTGAGATGCAGGCACTGATGCGTTGCCGATTCTGGGGCAAGATTCTGGGAACAGGGAGGAGCTACATCATCGCTGAAGCTGAGTAccgagagggggaggaagaagaagaagagcagagcGAAGATGtagctgaggaagaggagagagaggcagagagccAGGAGAATGAG GTGGATCCGCCGCCCCCGTCGTCCTTTAAGCCCCCGCCCGTAGTCCAAAAAGAGGTCATAGGAACAGGTGCTAACAAGTATGTGTACTTTGTGTGCACTGAACCTGGTCTCCCCTGGGTGAAGCTCCCTCCAGTCACTCCTGCTCAGATCACCATCGCACGCCAAATCCGTAAATTCTTCACTGGAAAGTTGGACCGCCCCGTTGTGAGCTACCCACCTTTCCCCGGCAATGAAGCCAATTATCTCAGGGCGCAGATTGCTCGTATCTCTGCTGGATCACAGGTAAGCCCTCAGGGCTTCTTCCAGgccggagaggaggagggggatggggAGGAAGAGGCGCCCCGAGACAGCTGCGAAGTGAATCCTGACTTTGAGGGCATTCCAGTTCCTGAGATGTGTGAGTCCTTATCCACCTGGGTCCACCAcgttcagcacatcctccagcaG gGCCGCTGCACCAGGGTCAACCTGTCTgtaaaagcagaagaagaatctcctgaggaggaagaagcagaggagagggaagaggagccCGATGAAGCTGAGCCAGAAGTTGGACCCCCTCTGCTCACTCCCCTCTCAAAAGATGCAG aAATGTTCAATACGCCTCCCTGGAGCTCAAAGATGTCGTCCATTCTCACCAGTCAGCATGCGATTGCTGTCCTGCGCTCTAACCTCTGGCCGGGGGCTTACGCATATGCTACTGGAAA GAAGTTTGAGAACTTCTATGTTGGATGGGGTCTGAAGTATGGTGGGGAAGGGTACAGCCCACCTGTCCCCCCACTGCCACAGAAAGAATACTCAAGTGGACCAGAGATCACCGAGTCCCTGGACCCGTcactggaggaggagcaggccCTGAAAGAAGCTTTAGAAGAACAGCAGGCTgtgcaggaggaggtggaggattCACACgaagcggaggaggaggaggacaatgactga